Proteins from one Aureimonas sp. SA4125 genomic window:
- a CDS encoding metalloregulator ArsR/SmtB family transcription factor → MKIETAAPRLEALGSPSRLRIYRLLVRAGEGGMPVGGIQDELGFPASTLSHHLRRLVDRGLVTQERQGTTLVCRADFLVMNELVGFLVDECCSRPSPSSG, encoded by the coding sequence CCCCGGCTCGAGGCGCTCGGCAGTCCGAGCCGCCTGCGCATCTACCGCTTGCTGGTCAGGGCCGGGGAGGGCGGAATGCCCGTCGGCGGGATCCAGGACGAGTTGGGATTTCCCGCGTCGACGCTGTCGCACCACCTTCGGCGCCTCGTTGACAGGGGATTGGTGACGCAGGAGCGGCAGGGCACGACGCTGGTCTGCCGGGCGGACTTTCTGGTGATGAACGAGCTGGTGGGATTTCTCGTCGACGAATGCTGCAGCCGGCCATCCCCGTCCTCCGGGTGA